GCCGACGCGGAGGCCGCCGCGGCGCCGTTCGCCGCGGGAACCTGGCTGTTCAGCCACAACGGGGCGGTCAAGGGCTGGCCCGGTTCGCTGGCCCCGCTGTCCCGGACGCTGCCGCACGAGGACCTGCTGTCGCTGGAGGCCCGCAACGACTCGGCGCTCGTGTGGGCGCTGGTGCTGGCGCGGCTGCGGAGCGGCGACGAGGAGGGCCGGGCGATGGCCGACACCGTCCTGGAGGTCGCCGCGGCGGCCCCCGGTTCCCGGCTGAACCTCCTGCTCACCGACGGCGACACCATCACCGCGACCGCCTGGGGCGACGCCCTGTGGTACCTCACCCGGCCCGGCGGCGGCACCGTCGTGGCCTCCGAGCCCTACGACGACGATCCGCACTGGCAGGAGGTTCCCGACCGGACCCTGCTCGCGGCGAGCCGCACCGACGTGCTGCTGACGCCGCTGAAGGAGCCGACCGACGCCACCGTGCCCGCACCCTTCAAGGAGCCCCGTACGTGAGCCCGTTCCACCTCACCCGCACCCTGCCCGAGGACACCACGGGGGCCGCGCTGCGCGCCGACGTCCACCGGGGCCTGACCGGCCGTCCCAAGACCCTGCCGCCGAAGTGGTTCTACGACGCGCACGGCAGCGACCTGTTCGAGAAGATCACGGAACTCCCCGAGTACTACCCCACGCGCGCGGAGCGGGAGATCCTCCTGGCGCGCTCCGGCGACATCGCCGCGGCCACCCGGGCGCGCACCCTGGTCGAGCTCGGCTCCGGATCCTCGGAGAAGACCCGGCATCTGCTCGACGCCCTCACCGGCCTGCACACCTACGTCCCGGTCGACGTCAGCGGCAGCGCCCTCACCCAGGCCGGGCAGGCGCTCGCCGCCGAACGGCCGGGACTGGACGTGCACGCGCTGATCGCCGACTTCACGGCGGA
The Streptomyces tuirus genome window above contains:
- the egtC gene encoding ergothioneine biosynthesis protein EgtC, whose amino-acid sequence is MCRHVAYVGPEEPLGRLLVEPPHALYRQSWAPRHQRYGTVNADGFGVGWYAEGDPVPARYRRAGPIWADLSFADLARVVRSPALLAAVRDATLSGADAEAAAAPFAAGTWLFSHNGAVKGWPGSLAPLSRTLPHEDLLSLEARNDSALVWALVLARLRSGDEEGRAMADTVLEVAAAAPGSRLNLLLTDGDTITATAWGDALWYLTRPGGGTVVASEPYDDDPHWQEVPDRTLLAASRTDVLLTPLKEPTDATVPAPFKEPRT